The following are encoded together in the Capsulimonas corticalis genome:
- a CDS encoding TonB-dependent receptor plug domain-containing protein — MSYLKLSLLLLTAVLLSAEASEVYAASPDASSPGRENTSQDMELLLSDQVIVTTSTKTAGRVSDSPAAMTVITEEEIRASGARTITDLLRSAPGVDVVDLNSSEADVSIRGFNDEYANKLLVMVDGRSIYQDFYGSVFWAQEPLLLSRIKQIEIVRGPGSTLYGANAFNGVINIITKTPQEIAAAAKTSLLAARGAESGNDVEALSGGKQNGWSYSFGGGFKSTAGYGSEEKNKVADDHSSVILMADAERTLGRGTLRLSANASDTHEDFNSAMVMLDSLWQSRNYTLSYSEDHARNPIQIRAFLNTMDTTDPASLNISSRISSLDFQQQHAVSSNQQFIYGMNVRKSEVTAFLTGNQSRSRTSWGIFGQDEARIGAQTTLFAGVRLDDDSAYGANVSSHLSLVHHLPKDQTVRLSYGGAFRAPALLDNYFDISVPIVPNVFSVQVLGNLHLRPETIHSLELGYRKETRSGYFGVNAYYNQIHDLMHIAPVQFAPSPPFPPNTGMTYTTENLGNARAAGLEFESAFPIARGLRGELNYSYEDIAADQATAVSFSPKNKANLVVETAGAPRISFRTDLRYVGDSVYVDLLHNGAHVPISAYVRADLKIGYQIGSAAQPWRVFTAATNLLGAGHREFPAVATSLTGLTQSAAAQRVIWLGVESK, encoded by the coding sequence ATGTCGTACCTGAAATTGTCTCTTCTACTGCTCACCGCCGTTTTGCTGTCCGCCGAGGCGTCGGAAGTTTACGCTGCGTCTCCTGATGCGTCGAGTCCAGGCCGGGAAAATACGTCGCAGGATATGGAGCTGCTGCTCAGCGATCAGGTGATCGTCACCACATCCACCAAGACCGCCGGTCGTGTCAGCGATTCCCCGGCCGCGATGACCGTCATCACCGAAGAGGAAATCCGGGCGTCGGGAGCGCGTACGATCACGGATCTGCTGCGCTCGGCGCCTGGCGTCGATGTCGTGGATCTCAACTCGTCCGAGGCGGACGTGTCCATACGCGGCTTTAACGACGAATACGCCAACAAGCTGCTCGTGATGGTCGATGGGCGCTCGATTTACCAGGATTTTTATGGATCCGTTTTCTGGGCTCAGGAGCCGCTGCTGCTTTCCCGGATCAAACAGATCGAGATCGTGCGCGGGCCGGGGTCGACGCTTTACGGCGCCAATGCGTTTAATGGCGTGATCAATATTATCACCAAGACGCCTCAGGAGATTGCCGCCGCCGCGAAAACATCGCTGCTGGCGGCGCGCGGCGCAGAGAGCGGCAATGATGTCGAGGCGCTCTCCGGAGGCAAGCAGAATGGGTGGAGCTATTCGTTTGGCGGCGGCTTCAAATCGACGGCTGGCTATGGGAGTGAAGAAAAGAACAAAGTTGCGGATGATCACTCGTCAGTCATACTGATGGCGGATGCCGAGCGAACGCTGGGGCGCGGGACACTGCGTCTTTCCGCCAACGCCAGCGATACGCACGAAGATTTCAATTCCGCCATGGTCATGCTGGACAGCTTATGGCAGAGCCGTAACTATACGCTGTCGTACAGCGAGGACCATGCGCGCAACCCAATCCAGATTCGGGCGTTTCTCAATACGATGGACACGACCGATCCCGCTTCTCTGAATATTTCGAGTCGCATCTCCAGTCTGGACTTCCAGCAGCAGCATGCGGTTTCCAGCAATCAGCAGTTCATTTACGGTATGAATGTTCGCAAGTCGGAGGTTACGGCTTTTCTGACGGGCAATCAGTCCCGGTCGAGAACCTCCTGGGGCATTTTTGGACAGGATGAGGCGCGGATCGGCGCGCAAACGACGCTGTTCGCCGGCGTGCGCCTGGACGACGACTCTGCATACGGCGCCAACGTTTCGTCCCATCTCAGCCTCGTGCATCACCTGCCGAAAGATCAAACGGTGCGGCTTTCCTATGGCGGCGCCTTCCGCGCCCCGGCGCTTCTGGACAATTATTTCGATATCAGCGTTCCGATCGTCCCGAATGTGTTCAGCGTTCAGGTGCTTGGGAATCTGCATCTGCGCCCCGAAACGATTCACAGTTTGGAGCTGGGATACCGTAAAGAAACGCGCTCTGGTTACTTTGGCGTGAACGCTTATTACAATCAGATCCATGATCTCATGCACATCGCGCCGGTCCAGTTCGCGCCCAGCCCCCCGTTTCCGCCGAACACCGGCATGACCTATACGACGGAGAACCTGGGAAATGCGCGAGCGGCGGGCCTGGAGTTTGAAAGCGCCTTCCCCATCGCGCGCGGCCTTCGGGGGGAGCTAAATTACTCCTATGAAGACATCGCAGCCGATCAGGCGACCGCCGTCAGTTTCTCGCCCAAAAACAAAGCGAACCTCGTGGTCGAGACAGCCGGCGCGCCCCGCATCTCATTTCGCACGGACCTGCGCTACGTCGGCGATTCCGTCTACGTGGACTTGCTCCACAACGGCGCCCATGTCCCCATCAGCGCCTACGTGCGCGCCGACCTCAAGATCGGCTACCAAATCGGCTCCGCCGCCCAGCCCTGGCGCGTCTTCACCGCCGCCACCAACCTGCTAGGCGCCGGCCACCGCGAATTTCCCGCCGTCGCCACCTCCCTCACCGGCCTCACGCAA
- a CDS encoding TonB-dependent receptor plug domain-containing protein produces MLVSYTKLSSLLLAATLLGAGIREAYSASPDALNPGRENTSQDMELLLSDQVIVTTATKTAGSVSDSPAAVTVITEDQIRASGARTIPDLLRSAPGVDVMDTNSSQANVSIRGFNNQFSNKLLVMVDGRSIYQDFYGSVYWQQEPLLLSRIKQIEIVRGPGSTLYGANAFSGVINIITKTPQEIAAGSKTFLTAERGGENGSAIESYAGGKSGAWSYSVGGGYNSSDGYGSEEKNKIYDAHTTNILMADAQRALPGGVLRLSVNTNDTLGDFDAIYSARDADWRSRNYTASYDQDHARNPLQIRAFVNTLEVSNPSNLNIQSRIVDVSAQQQHSVSSQNNLVYGLDYRTTEVKAFLTANQSKSRSSWSVFGQDEARLGVQTTLFAGMRLDHDSTYGETVSPHLSLVHHLSASQTLRASYGSAFRAPTLIENYYNYSIPIIPGVFNVLLEGNLHVRPEKIHSYEVGYRREMKDGYVGVNAFYNQISDLINAIPTEYAPSPPFPPNTPSTSTSENIGGARAMGLELESAFPVARGLRGQFNYSYQDVQDDQGGPVNFSPKHKANLALETFGSSRVSFRTDLHYVGGSIFRDIYQNNQIYNVSAYLRADLKIAYQVGSAAHPWRVFTSATNLIGDGHREFPQVPSPLDGTAQSAADQRVIWLGVESR; encoded by the coding sequence ATGTTAGTATCTTATACAAAGCTTTCGTCTCTATTGCTCGCCGCCACTTTGCTGGGAGCCGGGATTCGAGAGGCTTATTCGGCGTCTCCTGATGCGTTGAATCCAGGTCGTGAGAATACGTCTCAGGATATGGAGCTGCTGCTCAGCGACCAAGTCATCGTCACCACGGCGACCAAGACTGCCGGCAGCGTCAGCGATTCTCCGGCCGCCGTAACGGTCATCACCGAGGACCAGATCCGCGCTTCGGGAGCGCGGACAATTCCGGATTTGCTGCGCTCGGCGCCGGGCGTCGATGTCATGGACACCAACTCCTCGCAGGCGAACGTCTCGATCCGTGGATTTAATAACCAGTTCTCCAATAAACTGCTGGTCATGGTTGATGGGCGCTCGATCTATCAGGACTTTTATGGCTCGGTCTACTGGCAGCAAGAGCCGTTGCTCTTATCGCGAATCAAGCAGATCGAGATCGTGCGCGGGCCGGGATCGACGCTTTACGGCGCCAACGCGTTTAGCGGCGTGATCAATATCATCACCAAAACGCCGCAGGAGATCGCCGCCGGATCAAAGACTTTCCTGACGGCCGAGCGCGGCGGCGAGAATGGAAGCGCGATTGAAAGCTATGCGGGCGGCAAAAGCGGCGCGTGGAGCTATTCCGTGGGCGGCGGCTACAATTCTTCGGATGGATATGGGAGCGAAGAGAAAAACAAGATTTACGACGCTCACACGACCAATATCCTGATGGCCGACGCGCAGCGCGCTCTGCCGGGCGGCGTCCTGCGCCTTTCGGTCAACACGAACGACACCCTGGGCGATTTCGACGCGATTTACAGCGCTCGCGACGCCGACTGGCGCAGCCGCAACTACACGGCGTCGTACGATCAGGACCATGCGCGCAATCCGCTGCAAATCCGAGCGTTTGTCAACACCCTCGAAGTGTCTAATCCCTCAAATCTGAATATTCAAAGCCGCATCGTCGATGTTAGCGCCCAGCAGCAGCACTCCGTTTCCAGCCAGAATAATCTGGTCTACGGTCTGGACTATCGGACGACGGAGGTCAAGGCGTTCTTGACCGCCAACCAAAGCAAATCGCGCTCCTCCTGGAGCGTCTTCGGGCAGGATGAAGCGCGCCTGGGAGTTCAGACGACGCTGTTCGCCGGAATGCGTCTGGACCACGATTCGACCTATGGCGAGACCGTCTCGCCTCATCTCAGCCTCGTGCATCATCTGTCCGCCTCGCAGACCCTCCGGGCGTCGTATGGCTCCGCGTTCCGCGCTCCCACACTGATCGAGAATTACTACAACTACAGCATCCCGATCATTCCCGGTGTCTTCAATGTTTTGCTGGAGGGCAATCTTCATGTCCGCCCGGAGAAAATTCACAGCTATGAGGTGGGATATCGCCGCGAGATGAAGGACGGGTATGTCGGCGTAAATGCGTTCTACAATCAGATTTCGGATTTGATCAACGCCATCCCCACAGAGTATGCGCCGAGCCCCCCGTTCCCGCCGAATACGCCCAGCACCAGTACGTCCGAGAACATCGGCGGGGCGCGCGCGATGGGCTTGGAGCTGGAAAGCGCGTTCCCAGTCGCGCGCGGCCTGCGCGGTCAGTTTAACTATTCGTATCAAGACGTGCAGGACGACCAGGGCGGCCCTGTGAACTTCTCCCCCAAACATAAAGCCAACCTGGCGCTGGAGACATTCGGGTCATCCCGTGTCTCATTCCGCACGGATCTGCATTATGTGGGGGGCTCCATTTTCCGAGACATCTATCAAAACAACCAGATCTATAACGTCAGCGCCTATCTGCGCGCCGATCTTAAGATCGCGTACCAAGTTGGCTCCGCCGCCCATCCCTGGCGTGTCTTCACCAGCGCCACCAATCTGATTGGCGACGGCCATCGCGAATTTCCGCAGGTTCCCAGCCCCCTCGACGGCACCGCACAATCCGCCGCCGACCAGCGCGTGATCTGGCTGGGAGTGGAGAGCCGATGA
- a CDS encoding TonB-dependent receptor plug domain-containing protein encodes MSTAPTNFFVRSLVATTLLCAAATAVRGASPVMAAAGRSDTSEDMELLLSDQVIVTTATKTAGRVSDSPAALTVITEDQIRASGARTLTALLRSAPGVDVMDVNSSQSNVSIRGFNDQFSNKLLVMVDGRSIYQDFYGAVFWQQEPLLLSRIKQIEIVRGPGSTLYGANAFSGVINIITKTPQEIAAGTKTFLTAERGGENGSAIESYAGGKSGAWSYSVGGGYNSSDGYGSEEKTRVPDAHSTHILMADAQRALPGGVLRLSVNTNDSKSDFSSIFLVPDGDWRSRNYTASYDQDHARNPLQIRAFVNTLDLSDPAGLNIQSRIVDFDAQQQHVVSNRNQLVYGLDYRTSEIKAFLTANQNKSRSTWSVFGQDEARLGAKTTLFAGMRLDHDSAYGETVSPHVSLVHHLDAAQTIRVSYGSAFRAPTLLDNYFNFSVPIIPDVLTLQLGGNLHVRPEKIHSYEIGYRREMKDAYVGVNAFYNQISDLMYALPTTYAPSPPFPPNTPLTFMSENIGGARAMGVELESAFPVARGLRGQFNYSYQDVKDDKDGPISFSPAHKANLALETVGGSRVSFRTDLHYVGKSIFRDLYHNDVRYDIHAYLRADLKIAYQFGPAAHPWRAFTSATNLLGDGHREFPQAPSPLSSGAQSAAAQRVIWLGVESR; translated from the coding sequence ATGTCTACTGCTCCCACAAACTTCTTCGTTCGGTCCCTTGTAGCGACGACTCTCCTCTGCGCCGCGGCGACGGCGGTGCGCGGCGCCTCGCCCGTTATGGCGGCGGCGGGACGAAGCGACACCTCGGAAGATATGGAGCTGCTGCTCAGCGATCAGGTGATCGTCACCACGGCCACTAAGACCGCCGGACGCGTCAGCGATTCCCCGGCGGCGCTCACGGTCATCACCGAGGACCAGATCCGCGCTTCGGGCGCGCGGACACTGACGGCCTTGCTGCGCTCGGCGCCGGGCGTCGATGTCATGGATGTCAACTCCTCGCAGTCCAACGTCTCCATCCGGGGCTTCAACGATCAATTCTCCAACAAGCTGCTCGTGATGGTCGATGGGCGCTCGATCTACCAGGATTTTTACGGCGCGGTGTTCTGGCAGCAGGAGCCGCTGCTGCTTTCTCGGATCAAGCAGATCGAGATCGTGCGCGGGCCGGGATCGACGCTTTACGGCGCCAACGCGTTTAGCGGCGTCATCAATATCATCACCAAGACGCCGCAGGAGATCGCCGCCGGAACGAAGACTTTCCTGACGGCTGAGCGCGGCGGTGAGAATGGAAGCGCGATTGAAAGCTATGCGGGCGGCAAAAGCGGCGCGTGGAGCTATTCCGTGGGCGGCGGCTACAACTCGTCGGATGGGTATGGAAGCGAAGAAAAGACCAGGGTCCCCGACGCTCACTCGACCCATATTCTGATGGCCGACGCTCAGCGCGCTCTGCCCGGCGGCGTCCTGCGCCTTTCAGTCAACACGAACGACTCCAAGAGCGATTTCAGCTCCATCTTTCTCGTTCCCGACGGCGATTGGCGCAGCCGCAACTACACGGCGTCGTACGACCAGGATCATGCGCGCAACCCGCTGCAAATCCGAGCGTTCGTCAACACCCTGGATCTGTCCGATCCCGCCGGTCTGAACATCCAGAGCCGGATCGTCGATTTCGACGCCCAGCAGCAGCACGTCGTCTCCAATCGAAACCAGCTCGTGTACGGCCTGGACTATCGAACGTCGGAGATCAAGGCGTTCCTGACGGCCAACCAAAACAAATCGCGCTCTACCTGGAGCGTCTTTGGGCAGGATGAGGCGCGCCTGGGAGCCAAAACGACGCTGTTTGCCGGCATGCGTCTGGATCACGACTCGGCTTATGGGGAAACCGTCTCGCCGCACGTCAGCCTCGTGCATCATCTGGACGCCGCGCAGACCATTCGGGTGTCGTATGGATCCGCGTTCCGCGCCCCGACCCTGCTCGACAATTACTTCAATTTCAGCGTTCCTATCATCCCGGATGTGCTCACTCTCCAGCTTGGGGGCAACCTTCACGTCCGTCCGGAGAAGATCCACAGCTACGAGATTGGTTATCGGCGCGAGATGAAGGACGCGTATGTCGGCGTGAATGCGTTCTACAACCAGATCTCGGATTTGATGTACGCGCTTCCGACAACATATGCGCCGTCCCCGCCATTTCCGCCGAACACGCCGCTCACCTTTATGTCCGAGAACATCGGCGGCGCGCGCGCCATGGGGGTGGAGCTGGAGAGTGCGTTCCCAGTTGCGCGCGGCCTGCGCGGTCAATTCAACTATTCCTATCAAGACGTGAAGGACGACAAAGACGGCCCGATCAGCTTCTCGCCCGCCCACAAAGCAAACCTGGCGCTGGAAACCGTGGGCGGCTCCCGCGTCTCATTCCGTACGGATCTGCACTATGTCGGCAAATCCATCTTCCGAGACCTCTATCACAACGACGTCCGCTACGACATCCACGCCTACCTGCGCGCCGATCTTAAGATTGCGTACCAATTCGGGCCTGCCGCTCATCCCTGGCGCGCCTTCACCTCCGCCACCAATCTGCTCGGCGACGGCCACCGAGAATTCCCGCAAGCGCCCAGCCCTCTCAGCAGCGGCGCCCAATCCGCCGCCGCCCAGCGCGTGATCTGGCTGGGAGTGGAGAGCCGATAA